One genomic region from Nymphaea colorata isolate Beijing-Zhang1983 chromosome 12, ASM883128v2, whole genome shotgun sequence encodes:
- the LOC126410602 gene encoding uncharacterized protein LOC126410602, with amino-acid sequence MSEISSGANTSSFVSSGEMKSSPFSSFITKMDGGNYEMWAMQVKRTLIAHEKEHLILEPEPVQKVGKYTTWFKDNSLVMVWIVGTFTQDIANEVLHKESAKDMWDSLAATCSQARNETRIMQLHHDIHQMRQDGRPLHTYYSSLKSMFERLNSYFPACKCEQQKAYRDMLMVGVFLSGLDSVYESAKNQMLTSPSIPPIDEAYSRLSRIPIPSSTVLDTTSAMLATRGRGGSLFARGRGYRGRGNTPSRPVCQFCHRIGHTVDKCWQKHGRPAVVNQTVFTDSPEQPKTQHTVSSSELRADDIISQLRHLIGDRPQQAPDPTTSTITTAASASSSGYTDGQGDWQWP; translated from the exons atgtctgaaattagcagcggcgctaatacctcttcctttgtgtcgtcgggagagatgaagagttccccattttccagctttatcaccaaaatggatgggggtaattacgagatgtgggccatgcaagtaaaaagaaccttgatcgctcatgagaaggaacatcttatattggagcccgagcccgtacagaaggtaggaaaatatactacttggtttaaagataattcgttggttatggtatggattgttggtacttttactcaagacattgccaatgaagtcctgcataaggaaagtgcaaaggatatgtgggattcccttgcagccacctgttcacaagcaaggaatgaaacaagaattatgcagcttcatcatgatattcatcagatgcgccaagatggtcgccctctacatacttattattctagtctcaagtccatgtttgagagactaaacagctactttcctgcatgtaagtgtgaacaacagaaggcatacagagatatgcttatggtcggagtatttctgtctggattagactctgtttatgaatcagcaaagaatcagatgctcactagtccctcgattcctcctattgatgaagcttatagtaggctaagcagaattccaattccttcatcgactgttcttgataccacttctgctatgcttgctactcgtggcagaggtgggtccctctttgccagaggacgaggataccgtggccgtggcaataccccttcgcgcccagtatgtcagttttgtcatcgcattggtcacactgtggataagtgttggcagaaacatggtcgtccagctgttgtcaatcagactgtatttactgattctccagagcagcctaagactcagcatactgtttcctccagtgagttacgtgcagatgatattatctctcagttgagacacttgattggagatagacctcaacaagctcctgatccgaccacctctactatcactactgctgccagtgcatcttcatctg gatatactgacgggcagggtgattggcagtggccgtga